A region from the Gemmatimonadota bacterium genome encodes:
- a CDS encoding TetR/AcrR family transcriptional regulator: MSDSQRQKILSCACDLYLKDGLEGFSMRKLAKDVGVTAPALYRHFRSREGVLVAMMGEAHRLQAQYLYRALQGHTPAERLERAAREYLSFASEHPEMYEMLYVSPHHLGLSELPLEVAEVAAATGRFWQDRVREAMEAGILCKGDPDAVGLTLWAHAHGFVTIHLRGICPVLGGEDLVSRFVESSRRLLAGLGGPSWRAHADAEAEAPVVGERNGKGARRAS, translated from the coding sequence ATGAGTGATAGTCAGCGGCAGAAGATCCTCAGTTGCGCCTGCGACCTCTACCTGAAAGACGGGTTGGAGGGCTTCTCCATGCGCAAGCTGGCCAAGGACGTGGGGGTCACCGCCCCCGCCCTGTACCGCCACTTCCGCAGCCGCGAAGGCGTGCTGGTCGCGATGATGGGAGAGGCCCACCGGCTCCAGGCCCAATACCTCTATCGCGCCCTGCAGGGACACACCCCCGCCGAGCGCCTGGAACGCGCCGCCCGGGAGTATCTCAGCTTCGCCAGCGAGCATCCGGAGATGTACGAGATGCTCTATGTCTCCCCCCACCACCTGGGACTCTCCGAGCTGCCGCTCGAGGTGGCCGAAGTCGCTGCCGCTACAGGGCGTTTCTGGCAGGACCGGGTGCGCGAGGCCATGGAGGCGGGCATCCTCTGCAAGGGGGATCCCGACGCGGTGGGGCTGACTCTGTGGGCGCATGCGCACGGGTTCGTGACCATCCATCTCCGGGGCATCTGTCCGGTACTCGGAGGTGAAGATCTGGTGTCACGTTTCGTCGAATCGTCCCGTCGGCTTCTCGCGGGGCTGGGAGGTCCGAGTTGGAGGGCCCACGCTGACGCGGAGGCCGAGGCCCCGGTGGTGGGAGAGCGAAACGGAAAAGGCGCGCGACGGGCGAGCTGA
- a CDS encoding peptidylprolyl isomerase, with protein sequence MRRGRRISGAACKTGLVCLVLAGCASGLNDRSTDGLLEREDLQRVVDRALERDVPALIEALSAADAAVRRRAALGLAGARDPSSRGALLRGLSDPDRDVREAVAFALGQLHDPALAPDLLGALAGESQEPVARRLLDALGQSGGRGALDGLLALAPERSRLAAYQLALGRLAVQGMATPESFQRLLAGLTNVDPSVRESSAWAFGRLVSAAPWRAWVADVRNALDGYGPDDPAAGPLLTGLSRVSDPSDTPRMLFWLQQASDWRLRYLTAVGLTPRVDDPRVREALFVAIDDESPHVGEAAATAVSTLAAPSDEDLARMEAALTAHAGDLHRAFPLLAAFSTRDRSQRVRSWLAEYGDDGPEQRSTGLAALALDPGEVGFAAVLEALDAGGAMADRAFDALGNRWSVDRRDPARLERLRPRLIDALDSGRRMAVVGAATLLADSALHGGDADEALARVARGLDPVDRAIELSAVLEALEARGVPAPSGLAPQLPARRALDWAAARRWGRQPRLRLETERGEIILRLDMEAAPLTVESMATLAAQGALDGTPFHRVVPVFVAQGGDVSGGDGLGGPGYRIRTEPGLRPFLRGSAGMASAGPDTEGSQFFLMQGSAPHLDGAYTVFGEVVAGMDVVDRLQVGDRILQATVEPGA encoded by the coding sequence ATGCGGCGAGGGCGGAGGATCTCCGGAGCGGCCTGCAAGACGGGTCTCGTGTGCCTTGTGCTGGCGGGCTGCGCGTCGGGGTTGAACGATCGAAGCACGGACGGCCTGCTCGAACGCGAGGACCTGCAACGCGTGGTGGATCGCGCGCTGGAGCGCGACGTACCCGCATTGATCGAGGCCCTGTCCGCCGCGGACGCGGCCGTTCGACGCCGTGCGGCGCTGGGACTGGCGGGCGCGCGGGACCCGTCGTCCCGGGGGGCGCTGCTGCGGGGGCTCTCCGATCCTGACCGGGATGTGCGGGAAGCGGTGGCCTTCGCACTCGGACAGCTGCACGACCCCGCGCTGGCCCCGGACCTGTTGGGCGCCTTGGCCGGGGAGTCGCAGGAGCCTGTGGCCCGACGGCTCCTGGACGCGCTCGGTCAGTCCGGTGGGCGCGGTGCCCTGGACGGGCTGCTGGCCCTCGCGCCGGAGCGCTCCCGTCTAGCGGCGTACCAGCTGGCCCTCGGACGCCTGGCGGTGCAGGGGATGGCGACGCCCGAGTCGTTCCAACGCCTGCTCGCCGGACTCACGAACGTGGATCCCTCGGTGCGGGAAAGCTCCGCCTGGGCCTTCGGGCGGCTCGTCTCCGCCGCGCCCTGGAGGGCGTGGGTCGCCGACGTACGGAACGCGCTGGACGGGTACGGCCCCGACGACCCTGCTGCCGGACCCCTGCTGACGGGACTGTCGCGGGTGAGCGACCCGAGCGACACGCCGCGGATGCTGTTCTGGCTGCAACAGGCCTCGGACTGGCGCTTGCGCTACCTGACCGCCGTGGGGCTGACGCCGCGCGTGGACGATCCGCGCGTGCGGGAGGCTCTCTTCGTGGCCATCGACGATGAGTCGCCTCACGTCGGTGAAGCCGCCGCCACTGCCGTGTCCACGTTGGCCGCCCCGAGCGACGAGGACCTGGCCCGTATGGAGGCCGCGCTGACGGCGCACGCCGGCGACCTCCACCGTGCCTTCCCTCTGTTGGCTGCTTTCTCCACCCGAGATCGGTCGCAGAGGGTACGGAGCTGGCTCGCCGAATACGGAGACGACGGTCCCGAGCAGCGTTCGACCGGCCTGGCGGCGCTGGCCCTCGATCCAGGAGAGGTCGGGTTCGCTGCCGTTCTGGAGGCCCTCGACGCCGGAGGCGCCATGGCCGATCGGGCCTTCGATGCCCTGGGCAACCGCTGGTCCGTGGACCGACGGGACCCGGCCCGCTTGGAGCGTCTGCGCCCCCGACTCATCGACGCTCTGGACAGCGGACGGCGGATGGCCGTAGTGGGGGCGGCCACCCTGCTGGCAGACTCCGCGCTCCACGGGGGCGATGCGGACGAGGCCCTCGCGCGCGTGGCCCGTGGCCTCGACCCCGTGGATCGGGCCATCGAGTTGTCCGCGGTCCTGGAGGCTCTCGAGGCCAGGGGAGTGCCGGCCCCCTCGGGCCTCGCTCCCCAGCTGCCGGCCCGCCGCGCCCTCGACTGGGCCGCGGCCCGGCGTTGGGGTCGGCAGCCTCGGCTCCGTTTGGAGACCGAGCGGGGGGAGATCATCCTGCGGCTCGACATGGAAGCTGCACCCCTCACGGTGGAGTCCATGGCCACGTTGGCCGCGCAAGGGGCGCTCGACGGCACTCCCTTCCACCGGGTCGTTCCGGTGTTCGTGGCCCAGGGCGGTGACGTGAGCGGGGGGGACGGCCTCGGTGGCCCCGGCTACCGGATTCGCACGGAGCCGGGGCTCCGTCCGTTCCTGCGTGGCTCGGCGGGCATGGCGTCGGCCGGCCCCGACACGGAAGGCTCCCAGTTCTTCCTCATGCAGGGGAGCGCTCCCCACCTGGATGGCGCGTACACGGTGTTCGGCGAGGTCGTCGCCGGCATGGACGTCGTCGATCGGCTGCAGGTGGGCGACCGGATCCTCCAGGCCACGGTCGAGCCCGGCGCCTGA